The following coding sequences lie in one Musa acuminata AAA Group cultivar baxijiao chromosome BXJ1-8, Cavendish_Baxijiao_AAA, whole genome shotgun sequence genomic window:
- the LOC135588867 gene encoding L-type lectin-domain containing receptor kinase IX.1-like, with translation MVVHRSSSMLSALFCLWIVVPSATCLSFNLSFLDPASRSGIELQGNATWNSTDGIQLTNDTIIYNVGRAVYREPLLLWNARTKAMSDFTTHFSFIIRNSSKTSSSGDGLAFFMAPYPSPLLPDSSCGSLGIFPRVSSDYLVPTVAVEFDTHQNEWDVDDHHVGIDVNSFVSQKPASWNGSFKTGMLANAWVSYDAITRNLSVFLTYADNPVFAGDSILHTVIDLRDHLPANVTVGFSAATGLVTETHAVLSWSFRSSLQPRSIPPPTAPTASDAAKSKSKTGLIVGLVIGAGALMVMPGLLLFVLWRRRRKSRGRNAADGDEDMDFDLTTDDDFMGNRGPKRFAYKELARATRNFSDEGKLGEGGFGSVYRGHLKDLKLDVAIKRVSRESRQGRKEYVSEVKIISRLRHRNLVQLVGWCNGLDLNVLTRLNDVIIVKPIVTFYHHHLIKLAKISIRYLTKRNAFAGNRTWVTHVTGGNTHHYTTTT, from the coding sequence ATGGTGGTTCATCGATCCAGCAGCATGTTGTCTGCTCTCTTTTGCTTGTGGATCGTTGTCCCTTCGGCAACCTGCCTCTCCTTCAATCTCTCTTTTCTTGATCCCGCAAGTCGCTCCGGAATCGAGCTGCAAGGCAATGCAACCTGGAACAGCACCGATGGCATTCAGCTCACCAACGACACCATCATCTACAACGTGGGAAGAGCGGTGTACCGAGAGCCGCTGCTCCTGTGGAATGCCCGCACCAAGGCGATGTCCGATTTCACCACCCATTTTTCCTTCATCATCCGTAACTCTTCGAAAACTTCGTCGTCCGGCGATGGCCTCGCGTTCTTCATGGCGCCGTATCCTTCTCCCCTCCTCCCCGATTCCTCCTGTGGCTCTCTCGGCATCTTCCCAAGAGTCTCCTCGGATTATCTTGTCCCGACGGTGGCGGTCGAGTTCGACACCCACCAAAACGAATGGGATGTGGACGACCACCACGTTGGGATCGATGTCAACTCGTTCGTCTCACAGAAGCCTGCGAGCTGGAACGGCAGTTTCAAGACTGGGATGCTGGCGAATGCATGGGTGAGCTACGACGCCATCACTCGTAATCTGAGCGTCTTCCTCACTTATGCCGACAACCCTGTTTTCGCTGGTGATTCCATCCTCCACACCGTCATCGATCTGCGGGATCACCTACCGGCAAACGTTACAGTAGGCTTCTCGGCGGCCACTGGTCTGGTGACCGAGACGCATGCCGTTCTGTCGTGGTCTTTCAGGTCGAGTCTGCAACCAAGAAGCATTCCGCCGCCGACGGCTCCGACAGCATCGGATGCAGCGAAAAGTAAGAGCAAGACGGGGCTCATAGTCGGTTTGGTGATCGGAGCAGGGGCTCTGATGGTCATGCCGGGCTTGCTGTTGTTCGTtctgtggaggaggaggaggaagtctCGCGGCAGGAATGCAGCAGATGGTGACGAGGACATGGATTTCGATCTAACCACGGATGATGATTTCATGGGAAACAGAGGGCCAAAGAGGTTCGCGTACAAAGAGCTGGCCCGTGCAACGAGGAACTTCTCCGACGAGGGTAAGCTAGGGGAGGGAGGATTCGGGTCGGTCTACAGAGGTCACTTGAAAGATCTGAAGCTTGATGTGGCCATTAAGAGGGTCTCTCGGGAGTCGCGACAGGGAAGGAAGGAGTACGTCTCCGAGGTCAAGATCATAAGCCGGCTGAGGCACCGGAACCTGGTGCAGCTGGTGGGCTGGTGCAATGGACTTGATCTGAATGTTCTTACAAGATTAAATGATGTTATAATAGTGAAACCAATCGTAACATTCTATCATCATCATCTTATTAAGTTGGCAAAAATATCAATTCGTTATCTTACAAAAAGAAACGCCTTTGCCGGGAATCGAACCTGGGTCACCCAcgtgacaggcgggaatactcaccactatactacaacgacttAG